A single genomic interval of Microcebus murinus isolate Inina chromosome 24, M.murinus_Inina_mat1.0, whole genome shotgun sequence harbors:
- the NPM2 gene encoding nucleoplasmin-2, translating to MNLSSTSSTAEKTVTTVLWGCELSQEKRTWTFKPQMEGKPDCKLRLHAICLGEKAKEELNRVEILPLSNLEDKKAQPVTIASLQASVLPMVTMMRFELSPPVTFQLRAGSGPVFLSGQECYETSDLTWDEEESEEEEAEEEEEEEEEDEDEDIDISVEEDTPVKHAKRPSSSQKQMSVAKKKKLEKEEEAARPSARDKSPMRKAKPTLKPKKPGSKK from the exons ATGAATctcagcagcaccagcagcacgGCCGAAAAGACAGTGACGACCGTGCTCTGGG GCTGTGAGCTCAGTCAGGAGAAGCGGACTTGGACCTTCAAGCCCCAGATGGAGGGCAAGCCCGACTGCAAGCTGCGGCTTCACGCG ATTTGCCTGGGGGAGAAAGCCAAGGAGGAGCTGAACCGCGTGGAGATCCTGCCGCTCTCCAACCTGGAGGACAAGAAGGCGCAGCCGGTCACCATCGCCTCGCTGCAGGCCTCCGTCCTGCCCATG GTCACCATGATGAGATTCGAGCTTTCTCCTCCAGTCACTTTTCAGCTCCGGGCTGGCTCAGGACCCGTGTTCCTAAGCGGCCAGGAGTGTTATG AAACTTCAGACCTCACCTGGGACGAGGAAGAATCGGAGGAAGAAGAAgcggaggaggaagaggaggaggaagaagaggatgaggatgaagacaTAGACATATCGGTGGAGGAGGACACCCCTGTCAAACATGCCAAAAGGCCATCATCGAGCCAGAAGCAGATGAGCGTTGccaag AAGaaaaagctggaaaaggaagaagaggcagcAAG ACCCAGCGCCAGAGACAAGAGCCCGATGAGGAAG GCCAAACCCACGCTCAAACCCAAGAAGCCAGGGTCTAAGAAATGA
- the FGF17 gene encoding fibroblast growth factor 17 isoform X2, translated as MGAARLLPNLTLCLQLLILCCQTQYVRDQGAMTDQLSRRQIREYQLYSRTSGKHVQVTGRRISATAEDGNKFAKLIVETDTFGSRVRIKGAESEKYICMNKRGKLIGKPSGKSKDCVFTEIVLENNYTAFQNARHEGWFMAFTRQGRPRQASRSRQNQREAHFIKRLYQGQLPFPNHAERQKQFEFVGSAPTRRTKRTRRPQPLT; from the exons ATGGGAGCCGCCCGCCTGCTGCCCAACCTCACGCT GTGCTTGCAGCTGTTGATTCTCTGCTGTCAAACTCAG TATGTGAGGGACCAGGGTGCCATGACCGACCAGCTGAGCAGGCGGCAGATCCGCGAGTACCAGCTCTACAGCCGGACCAGCGGCAAGCACGTGCAGGTCACCGGGCGTCGAATCTCGGCCACTGCTGAGGACGGCAACAAGTTTG CTAAGCTCATAGTGGAGACAGACACGTTTGGCAGCCGGGTGCGCATCAAAGGGGCTGAGAGTGAGAAGTACATCTGCATGAACAAGAGAGGCAAGCTCATCGGGAAA CCCAGCGGGAAGAGCAAGGACTGCGTGTTCACGGAGATCGTGCTGGAGAACAACTACACCGCCTTCCAGAACGCCCGGCACGAGGGCTGGTTCATGGCCTTCACGCGGCAGGGGCGGCCCCGCCAGGCCTCCCGCAGCCGCCAGAACCAGCGCGAGGCCCACTTCATCAAGCGCCTTTACCAGGGCCAGCTGCCCTTCCCCAACCACGCCGAGAGGCAGAAGCAGTTCGAGTTTGTGGGCTCAGCTCCCACCCGCCGGACCAAGCGCACTCGGCGGCCCCAGCCCCTCACGTag
- the FGF17 gene encoding fibroblast growth factor 17 isoform X1, protein MGAARLLPNLTLCLQLLILCCQTQGENHPSPNFNQYVRDQGAMTDQLSRRQIREYQLYSRTSGKHVQVTGRRISATAEDGNKFAKLIVETDTFGSRVRIKGAESEKYICMNKRGKLIGKPSGKSKDCVFTEIVLENNYTAFQNARHEGWFMAFTRQGRPRQASRSRQNQREAHFIKRLYQGQLPFPNHAERQKQFEFVGSAPTRRTKRTRRPQPLT, encoded by the exons ATGGGAGCCGCCCGCCTGCTGCCCAACCTCACGCT GTGCTTGCAGCTGTTGATTCTCTGCTGTCAAACTCAG GGGGAGAATCACCCGTCTCCTAATTTTAACCAGTATGTGAGGGACCAGGGTGCCATGACCGACCAGCTGAGCAGGCGGCAGATCCGCGAGTACCAGCTCTACAGCCGGACCAGCGGCAAGCACGTGCAGGTCACCGGGCGTCGAATCTCGGCCACTGCTGAGGACGGCAACAAGTTTG CTAAGCTCATAGTGGAGACAGACACGTTTGGCAGCCGGGTGCGCATCAAAGGGGCTGAGAGTGAGAAGTACATCTGCATGAACAAGAGAGGCAAGCTCATCGGGAAA CCCAGCGGGAAGAGCAAGGACTGCGTGTTCACGGAGATCGTGCTGGAGAACAACTACACCGCCTTCCAGAACGCCCGGCACGAGGGCTGGTTCATGGCCTTCACGCGGCAGGGGCGGCCCCGCCAGGCCTCCCGCAGCCGCCAGAACCAGCGCGAGGCCCACTTCATCAAGCGCCTTTACCAGGGCCAGCTGCCCTTCCCCAACCACGCCGAGAGGCAGAAGCAGTTCGAGTTTGTGGGCTCAGCTCCCACCCGCCGGACCAAGCGCACTCGGCGGCCCCAGCCCCTCACGTag